The sequence CACGAGTAATTGGTTAGACAATTGAAAATTCTGTATGATCATTCAATTGTTGTGGCAACTGATTTTGGGAGAAGCAAACTAGTACTTACCTTTACTCTTAAGGCTTCTACATCCGATTTGAGGATTCTGTTGTCTGTGACTGCAGTGGTGAACTGCAGGTTGGCCTCTGAAAGTTGCTTGAACAGAGTTGCATTTTCACCTTTAAGTTGTTCGACCTGATTATGAGGTAACAACACATCAATGGTCACAACCTCGCCATAAACTCTCATCACCATATGCTTAATTGGAAGTCTTGCCGGGCGCCAGCCGCCCGGGCTAAGTGGTTACGTTACCTGTGACTCGAGTTCAGATAGTTGTGCCTGCTTTCTCCGCCTGGATCGTCGAGCAGACTCCCTGTTGGACACCATCCTGAAATGacaagagcagtggatcaatGTATAGAAAACAGAATATGTAGGCTTGCTGTTCAGAGTTCATTACGAACTTGCATAATTTTATCTTAAGTTTGATCCCATCATACCTCCTTATTCGCTTTGTTTCCATAGATTTGGTGCCTCGCTCACATGAACCTCCCTCTACCTCATACAATGATTCGCTGTCGGAATCCGACTCGCTCTCAAGAGCATGATTAGCTGAGGTGGTTGCTCTGGGGCTAGCTGCTGTGACCACAACCAATGCAGCTGGTGAGCAATACTTGCCATAGCCTAATATGGATGTGATAATACTCCGAACCAGTTCAATTAAATGTTCACATAGCAGCAGTCAGGCTTGTTTGGAAGGTAAGAATTTTACTAGAACTTGGGAGAAATGAAAACATCAAGCTTTTATAAACTCCCATAAAAACTCATTTGTGAACTGCAAATGGTTGTGGTTCAATCACATCTTCACATGCCCAATGAACAATTGATCACAATTAGTCATGATATGCACATAGCACTAAGTTTCACATGGTTATTACTAAAACTCCCAACTTTCATAAGTAGATTGCAGAGCTGTAGCATGTATGTGTGCCCCTCACCGGAGACGGACGCCGTCTGCGACACGACTGGGTTCGCGGGGCGGATGCTCCCGTACCACCAGCTGCTTCCATCCATGGTGTTCTGCTCGGGCACAAGCAGAGATGATGTCTCAGTTACGAGCGCTGATGATCTGATATAAGCACATTGGTCGTGGTTGGCAGGCAGTGCTCACCGAGTCGCCGAAGCCGACGCCGCCGGGCGAGAACACGGCGCTCCCGCCGGGCTCGCTGGGTCCTGTTCCGGGCTTGctctccgcgccgccggcgctttCCCGGATGAACGCCTCCCACTGCAGCTCCGACGGGCACTTCTTCATCTCCGTCCGCCGGCGCGCCGTTGGCTGCTGGTGCCGGCCGCGCTCTCTTCCCCCTGCTGCTGCCTTCCTGGCTCCGGCGTGGTTGGACTGGTGGTGTCGTCTTCCGACCGTGTcgccggcgggccggcggctTTTGAAGGGGGCGCGAATCCGGTGGTGGGTACGTGGAAAGGCTGCTGGTTGCGGGGTGCTGGGCGATAACCACCTCGTCAAACGGATGGTGACGCGAGCTGACTCGGATCCgcgtcggccatggcgcggccgcGACGCCGATGCGGGGGCGCCCGTCCCGCCGACCGGCGGGCCCCGCGCCCGGTGGGCCGTGGCTGTcacggggtgggggtggggccgGCAGCTGAGCTGCGTGCGGCAggggcgccccccccccccccccggcgtaTCCGCGGCGAAAGCGAGGCGCGTCCGAGTCAGCATCGGGATGCTACAGCCACACGATCCGGGGACCCGGTGAGTGGGCGATGGCGTGGCGCCGTTGACCCGAGACCCCGACGGGGACGCGCGCGTGGAGCCGCGTCGGACGGGACAGCGAGCGGCCGCTGCCGGGATCGGCGAGGTGGTCTGGTCGGCAGCCAGGTaagggaaagggaaagggaaagggaaagggGAAGAAAAGAGCTTTCATCCTTTGCGATGGTCGACATGGATGTACATCCCCGCGAAGCCGTGATCCTCGGATGTCACCCCGAGTTCTTTCCGAAAGGCGTGCGTGCTCCATTGTTTACGTTATCCGGAGGAGTCCGATCGAGCTCGAGGGTTAGCGTACCTACCTGCTTGACGTGTGCGTGTTCAGTCATCAGTGGCAGTGAAGCCGTGGCCATTAGCAACGAGATGCACACTAGCACATTATTCgagttttcttttgttttggatcATGATAGTAAAAATCAGATGAGTCATGTGGACATATATAACGGTCCACCAGAAGATTTAGAGTCTGATTGGTTGGCTGCCAAATTTTTGGCATGCTAACGTTTCGGCTAGACAAAAGTTGCCAATTTTTTTAGACTGCACTTGGTTTGCTACCAAAAACTGTTAATATCTCAGTTTCGCATGGGATGCAATGATGTAGTTTGAATATTCAGTGTTTTTCAGGCTATAATATTTTATGAGACACATGGGTTACAATATTCAACTTTGATAAGTTCGTAACAATTTTTTTGGCGGCactttcctcctcttcctcctcttttttttttttacactgGTGCTTTCCTCGCTTTGTTCGGTACACCACGCAAGCTCCAACTTGGGCTGGGCTGACCCACCTGCTTGCCGGGCCCCTTTAGGTCTCTTTATTGGGCTGGGCATAGTTGGCAATCACTTGGGCCGGTATGGGCTTAAGTTGAAGCCTTCTGCTAGATTCATAGGGGCCTCtcacaaacaaaagaaaaagaaaaggaatacGCCTCAGCAGTAGTACTATTCAAGTATACGCAGTCATCAGTTACGGAGTTATCACAGGTGAAGAAAAACCAAACGAAGAACACCAACAGATCGACCGAAATGCGAAGTGGCAAACTGACAAAAGagtaacatttatttaataaaTACTTTTTGTATTTGAACTTCTTTTCTACATATatcttaggccgtgtttagtttgcgaaaaaaattagattttggcactgtagcatattttgttgttatttaataattaacgtataattataaactaattaggtttaaaagattcatcttatATGAAACAGTCATACTATGTAAATagttttttttcaactatatttaatgctccatgcaacAATTTCTGATAGCAATTTTCTTGCCTGAAGATTCGACCTGACGGATactttaggaatttttttaaacTAGACATGGCCTTCACTCCTTTATTCTGACAGCAATTTCTGTGTACCACCTGCAACAACAATGCCTGTACGCAAAAACAAATACAAGAAAAATTGAACGGCCTTATTCACCTACCACGGCGACCCATCCCCCTCTTTTGTTGAACAAACCTAACAGTAAATTTACACGCGCTGATGAAAATGTTCCCGCACGCTTCCGCACACCCCGACCAGGCGATCTCCGGCCGTCACGCACGCCCAACGCCGCCGGCAGCACCTCTCGCGGTCTCACCAACGTATGCCACGACGGTACACGAACATCACACACGCCACAAGTTTTCGCATCGGACGATCGCCACGAACGACACCGGCTTTGTCGTCCCTACTATGCGGAGGGCGACTGCGGCGgctcgccgtgccgcgccgccggcgtcgtcgccTCACCGTCGCTGACGAACGACGAGGCGGTGCTgctgtcgtcggcggcggcggcgtcgcgctccCGGAGCTCCTCGATGCCCGCGAGGGCCTCGTCGATGCCCCAGCGGCGGGCCACGTCGGGCTCGCAGCAGGCGAGCCCCACCTTGAGCAGCTTGACCatctcgccctcgccgccccgcgtgccgcgcATGTCCGGGTCGAACACCTCGCCGGTCCACTCCTCCCGCACAACCGAGTGCACCCACCCGGCgaggtcggcgccggcgcggccctgCCGGAGGTAGTTGGCCGGGAACTTGCCCGTGAGCACCTCCAGGATGAGGATGCCCAGGCTCCACACGTCGCTCTtccgccccggccgcccgccctgcgccgcgcaCTCGGGGGCCTTGTACGCCACCATCACCTGcgccgcgtgcggcggcgccaccaccgGCGCCAGCGCGTAGTCGCCCAGCGCCGGCTCGAAGGCGGCGTCGAGCAGGACGTTGGAGGACTTGAGGTGCCCGTGCGGCACCATCAGCATCGGCAGCTCCTCGTACAGGTGCGCCAGCCCGCGCGCCACGCCCTTGACGATCTTGAGCCGCCGTGGCCAGTCCAGCGGCGGCAggctcgaccgcgccccgccgTGGAGTACGTGGGCCAGGCTGCCGTTCGCCATGTAGTCCGTGACGAGgagcttctcctccttcttgtAGAGGTAGGCGACGACGGGGAGGAGGTTGGGGTGGGCGAGCCGCCCCAGCCGCCGCATGTGCTCCGCGAAGTCCTCCCGCCCGACGCCGTTCATCTCCTTGAACCGCTTCACCACCAGGGCCGGGCCGTCCAGGAGGGTCGCCTTGTACGACGCGCCGAAGGTGCCGCTGCCCAGCACCTCGGCGGACGCGCGGAGCAGGTCCTCCAGCCCGAACCGCGCCCGCCCCTCCTGGACGAACACCAGCTTCCCGtgctcgtcgcgccgcccgccgccgccgcgcttccccgccgccgcgagcgtcaccgcgccgccgtgctggtCGCTCTGCCGCCACGAGCGAACGAACGTTAGTTGCGCGACAGCGCTTTGAACCGGCTGGCACGTGTGTGCTTAGTTAGTTACCTGCTCGATCTTGACGGCCGGAGGGGAGATGACCTTGACCTTGGCGGCATCGGGGCTGCCGCCAAGTGTCTCGGTGTGTCCGGCGTATCGCGGCTCGTTGCGGCGGGCCTGGACCGCGGCGAAGATGCCGGCAATGGCCAGGAGGGCGCCGACGGCGACCACCACGATGGCGATGGTAATCAGTACCTTCATGCTGCCGGATGTCGACGACGACGCCGGGGGCGAGGAAGGGCACGCGGGACCCGCCGGTGGGCCGCAGAGAAGCTTGTTCCCTGATGATTTCCAGGATACGTTTGCATCCAAGGTTAACAGGGGTATATCTGTACACCAAGGATCGGAGGAGATGCACAATTCAAGAattcgctgctgctgctactgtgcCCATATTTCTTGGTGGTATCATTGTGTAAAGCAAGATCGTCATATTCTTAGTCTCTTACGTATTCTTAATCTCTTTGTCTTTGATAAGTTAGTTGTAGTGCAGTAGAAACCCTCATTCCCAAATATGCAGTGTTCAACATAGCTGAACTTGTCAGAAATAACAAATTTACTAAATCCGTTCAAGAAAAGGACTAATCATGTGCTTATTTTTTTCCCCTTCAACTGTAAGTGCTAGATCCATAGTAGCTGAAGTCACTTAGCTTTCACAGGATAGTTTTAGTAGCTATAGATTTCTGAAGACATGAATGGAAGATTATGTCATTAATGATTTCTGAAGACTTAGATTTCTGAAGACATGAATGGAAGCTTATACCGACTCCAacgtagttggtatagaggggCTGTGGTATAGTGATTTCAACAAGAATTGCTTGAACTATTAAGAATTTCTTTGTATGGTTACTATATTGATTCTCCGTTATCTAAGACCAAAACAAAAATAAGCAGTATTACTGAGTTCGTTCCAAACAGCAAGCccgggagagaaaaaaaaaactacaaatATACATTCGTCAGCTTCCATCCAAGTTACTTTAGTTATTGTTAGAAGAGTTATAAATAAGTTGTACGCAAATAGTTGTGTGTGGAATAGTGCTTGTTCTTAAAAAATTTGGAAGCTTTGATCTTCTATATGTGTTTTACAAATTTGATGCTTCGATCAATTTTGTTTCGTCCACACCTAGATTCTACT comes from Panicum virgatum strain AP13 chromosome 4K, P.virgatum_v5, whole genome shotgun sequence and encodes:
- the LOC120704143 gene encoding bZIP transcription factor RISBZ5-like isoform X2 produces the protein MKKCPSELQWEAFIRESAGGAESKPGTGPSEPGGSAVFSPGGVGFGDSNTMDGSSWWYGSIRPANPVVSQTASVSASPRATTSANHALESESDSDSESLYEVEGGSCERGTKSMETKRIRRMVSNRESARRSRRRKQAQLSELESQVEQLKGENATLFKQLSEANLQFTTAVTDNRILKSDVEALRVKVKMAEDMVARSAMSCGLGDLGLAPYLNSRKMGQALNMLTATGLDLLGSEAFRGPTAARQVQNSPVQSTASLESLDNRKSSEVTSCAADMWP
- the LOC120704143 gene encoding bZIP transcription factor RISBZ5-like isoform X1, giving the protein MKKCPSELQWEAFIRESAGGAESKPGTGPSEPGGSAVFSPGGVGFGDSNTMDGSSWWYGSIRPANPVVSQTASVSAASPRATTSANHALESESDSDSESLYEVEGGSCERGTKSMETKRIRRMVSNRESARRSRRRKQAQLSELESQVEQLKGENATLFKQLSEANLQFTTAVTDNRILKSDVEALRVKVKMAEDMVARSAMSCGLGDLGLAPYLNSRKMGQALNMLTATGLDLLGSEAFRGPTAARQVQNSPVQSTASLESLDNRKSSEVTSCAADMWP